The Toxoplasma gondii ME49 chromosome XII, whole genome shotgun sequence genome includes a region encoding these proteins:
- a CDS encoding hypothetical protein (encoded by transcript TGME49_218130~Signal peptide predicted by SignalP 2.0 HMM (probability 0.998) with cleavage site probability 0.895 at residue 56), whose amino-acid sequence MRRPFFFMLFPRPPPTLRQKPLKNRIRLPPSFSPSSLLPSALVVLSLLSPSSLSQAAPLPRLRLLSASPAPRSFKRLLYAARVKQPRVDPLVDCSRQRLSPLFVAQHFPNISRKLGVDALVQDHSKLGTASPDAVPIHRRFASPSAASVAAAFARLSGVSFRLSPLSARREGPLNPLGCTAASPAPSPPGGFVLRVYAARAEDGKEDLGREEGEGEAWKSNKGDAERREDGTSKGQGNGERGLLRKRRGGGAGAAEAMLKKESK is encoded by the coding sequence ATGAGGcgccctttcttcttcatgcTCTTCCCTCGGCCTCCGCCCACACTGAGACAGAAGCCCCTCAAGAATCGGATCAGACTCCCTCcatccttctcgccttcttctctcctccctaGTGCACTcgttgtcctctctctcctctcgccctcttctctctcgcaagctgcgcctctcccccgccttcgcctcctctcggcttctcccgcGCCGCGCTCCTTCAAGAGGCTGCTGTACGCAGCGCGCGTCAAACAACCCCGCGTCGATCCCCTCGTGGACTGCAGCCGCCAGCGCTTGTCGCCCTTGTTCGTGGCTCAACATTtcccgaatataagccgaaaACTCGGTGTCGACGCGTTGGTGCAAGACCACTCCAAGCTCGGAACTGCTTCGCCTGACGCAGTGCCCATCCACCGGCGGTTCGCTTCGCCCTCTGCCGCGAGTGTCGCCGCCGCTTTCGCTCGCCTTTCTGGAGTTTCTTTTCggctctcccctctctctgctcgtcgCGAGGGACCGCTGAACCCCCTTGGCTGTACAGCCGCCTCTCCTGCGCCGTCCCCTCCAGGCGGCTTCGTGCTTCGTGTGTATGCGGCGAGAGCGGAAGACGGCAAGGAGGACCTTGGAcgcgaagagggagaaggagaggcgtGGAAATCGAAcaagggagacgcagagcgaagagaggatGGAACATCGAAAGGACAGGGGAACGGGGAAAGAGGTCTCCTCcgaaaaaggcgaggaggaggagcaggTGCCGCAGAAGCCATGCtcaagaaggagagcaaatAG